In Deltaproteobacteria bacterium, a single window of DNA contains:
- a CDS encoding fibronectin type III domain-containing protein, with protein MRAGSVAQLLVVKYLPSALSTAGLAAMAALGVLLPRTALAQSSATPAFVQGAAFSTGSRVSAITVTLTSPVAQGDLLVGWISQFDAPEQAQVSDNVNGTWTRAPGSMTFMSDTGDIALYYRENSQPAPNGIAITVAVPSTAYLQGTVAEYAGVALAGSLDQVAAARGVGTAVDTGATAAVDAGEVVFAALVTGGSPGSVTPGSSLGVPYTPRAQTANGSAYEEDITSSAAGGQQGTATLASATDWYAVCAVFHALPATPPGAPSTPAGFEATSVASTRVTLSWSASTGSVAGYTVYRDGSPIAILFLNGAEIGRARPDPTTYVDEDVTPLTTYAYSVDAFDIADEHSAQSAPLTIITPVASPEFVQGVAGSSASRIASETLVLTEPVLPGDLLVGWFGQFDAPGEVHVLDNVNGPWTRSVSTTFGGTGDIALFYRRSSFPAPFGLVITVSASAPAYLQEAVADYRNVAVLGTLDQALVAQGVGTNASAGPTAAIPAGELVVAAVITGGQPAWAIPGSSQMVPYVLEVQNGSASSDIEDILSSAAGPQEASMTLGTATNWYMVLATFRPLLGIGPILP; from the coding sequence ATGCGAGCTGGCAGCGTGGCCCAGCTCCTCGTCGTGAAGTACCTGCCATCGGCTCTGTCCACAGCTGGCCTTGCCGCGATGGCCGCCCTCGGAGTTCTCCTTCCACGCACGGCGCTCGCCCAATCGTCGGCCACCCCTGCCTTCGTCCAGGGAGCGGCATTCTCGACCGGGTCGCGGGTCTCGGCGATCACCGTTACACTCACCAGCCCCGTCGCCCAAGGGGATCTGCTGGTCGGGTGGATTTCCCAGTTCGACGCCCCCGAGCAGGCTCAGGTATCGGACAACGTGAACGGCACCTGGACCCGGGCGCCCGGGTCGATGACCTTCATGAGCGACACGGGCGACATCGCCCTCTATTACCGCGAGAACAGCCAGCCGGCTCCCAACGGGATCGCAATCACCGTAGCCGTCCCATCGACCGCGTACCTGCAGGGAACCGTCGCCGAGTATGCGGGCGTCGCGCTCGCCGGCTCGCTGGACCAGGTCGCCGCGGCGCGGGGTGTGGGGACGGCCGTCGACACCGGTGCGACCGCGGCGGTCGACGCGGGCGAGGTCGTGTTCGCGGCCCTGGTGACCGGCGGCTCTCCCGGTTCCGTGACGCCCGGCAGCAGCCTGGGCGTCCCGTACACGCCGCGGGCGCAGACGGCGAACGGATCCGCCTACGAAGAGGACATCACGTCGAGCGCCGCGGGCGGCCAGCAGGGGACGGCCACCCTCGCCTCCGCCACCGATTGGTACGCGGTGTGCGCCGTTTTTCATGCCCTTCCCGCCACTCCGCCCGGGGCCCCCTCCACCCCCGCCGGCTTCGAGGCCACCAGCGTGGCCTCCACACGAGTCACCCTCTCGTGGTCGGCGTCCACCGGCAGCGTCGCCGGCTATACCGTGTATCGAGACGGTTCCCCCATCGCGATCCTCTTCCTGAACGGTGCCGAGATCGGGAGGGCACGGCCCGACCCCACGACCTACGTGGACGAGGATGTGACGCCCTTGACCACCTACGCCTATTCCGTCGACGCCTTCGACATCGCGGACGAGCATTCGGCGCAGTCGGCACCCCTCACGATCATCACGCCGGTCGCTTCACCGGAATTCGTCCAGGGAGTTGCAGGTTCGTCCGCCAGCCGCATCGCCTCAGAGACCCTTGTCCTGACCGAGCCGGTCTTGCCCGGCGACCTCCTCGTCGGGTGGTTCGGCCAGTTCGACGCTCCCGGCGAGGTGCACGTCCTGGACAACGTCAATGGTCCGTGGACGCGCTCGGTTTCGACGACGTTCGGCGGAACGGGCGACATCGCACTCTTCTACCGCAGGAGTTCCTTCCCTGCGCCGTTCGGCCTCGTGATCACGGTGTCGGCGTCCGCCCCCGCCTATCTGCAGGAGGCGGTCGCGGATTACCGAAACGTGGCCGTGCTGGGAACGCTCGACCAAGCCCTGGTCGCGCAAGGTGTGGGAACCAACGCCAGCGCGGGTCCGACCGCCGCGATTCCCGCCGGTGAGCTGGTCGTCGCGGCCGTCATCACCGGGGGCCAGCCGGCTTGGGCGATTCCCGGAAGCAGCCAGATGGTGCCGTACGTCCTCGAGGTGCAGAACGGCAGCGCGTCCTCCGACATCGAGGACATCCTCTCCAGCGCCGCCGGCCCGCAGGAGGCGAGCATGACCCTCGGCACGGCTACCAACTGGTACATGGTGCTTGCCACCTTCCGTCCACTCCTGGGGATAGGACCAATTCTTCCTTGA
- a CDS encoding DNRLRE domain-containing protein, which translates to MLRPREPLRRRRPVQRARGSGREAAARHRGWRSSALDDDHDVHHHDHHDDACRAGPGRHGPGRHLRRVRPAGHQLRDQSAALGRCRPRRDAHLRARGREWRRRPQDLLRPPPAAGGEGVSGGSIHPITNCRWDERTVSWNTRPVIDGPALATLGAVAQGQLVDFDVTAAISGDGVYCFAIDNASVDGVSYNSREASAGRPAMILTVAP; encoded by the coding sequence CTGCTTCGCCCTCGAGAGCCCCTCCGCCGACGGCGTCCGGTACAACGCGCGCGAGGCAGCGGCAGGGAAGCCGCAGCTCGTCATCGAGGTTGGCGGAGCTCCGCTCTCGACGACGACCACGACGTCCACCACCACGACCACCACGACGACGCTTGTCGCGCCGGCCCCGGTCGCCACGGTCCAGGCCGACACCTTCGTCGAGTCCGACCTGCCGGCCATCAACTTCGGGACCAGAGCGCTGCTCTCGGCCGATGCCGGCCCCGCCGCGACGCGCACCTTCGTGCGCGTGGCCGTGAGTGGCGTCGGCGCCCGCAGGATCTCCTCCGCCCGCCTCCGGCTGCAGGTGGCGAAGGTGTCTCCGGCGGTAGCATCCACCCGATCACGAATTGCAGGTGGGACGAGCGGACGGTCAGCTGGAACACGCGGCCCGTGATCGATGGGCCCGCCCTCGCGACCCTGGGGGCCGTGGCCCAGGGCCAGCTGGTCGACTTCGACGTGACCGCCGCCATCTCGGGCGACGGCGTCTACTGCTTTGCGATCGACAACGCCTCGGTCGACGGCGTGAGCTACAACTCGCGCGAGGCGAGCGCCGGACGCCCGGCGATGATTCTCACGGTCGCGCCCTAG